In the Podospora pseudocomata strain CBS 415.72m chromosome 5, whole genome shotgun sequence genome, one interval contains:
- a CDS encoding hypothetical protein (BUSCO:EOG09264829; EggNog:ENOG503P3Z8; COG:S), with translation MTGSGKRKDAPTGGGGAQQAKKKKAGGNAGKWKTPHHMAKAANNQESSLQAGEPGIWVTCARHQESKAAREIGVLFAEYADKMYGIKGVHDAEKKEGEEDEDEDDIEAAIKKEVEALNANRKGTDGGHNMTPLKMNVDCLMFVKTKPPIDPVAFVRRIVEDAKSAKETGQMKCRYVNRLTPVSVTGKATEQGLEGVAREALAPFFDLTGKKTDVDQFTEAAAKPAAETEAGSEKASNENSQPAEKGFTFAIRPSVRNNSSLKRDIVINTIAGLINNERHKVNLTSPDKVILVDVYQKVCGVSVVDGDWEEFKRYNLTELYGQGQGSKEKKEKK, from the exons GCGGGAGGCAATGCAGGAAAGTGGAAGACGCCGCATCATATGGCCAAGGCGGCCAACAATCAAGAATCGAGCCTCCAGGCAGGAGAACCGGGCATTTGGGTGACATGTGCCCGGCACCAGGAATccaaggcggcgagggagatcgGGGTGTTGTTTGCCGAG TATGCAGACAAGATGTATGGCATCAAGGGGGTCCATgacgccgagaagaaggaaggtgaggaggacgaggatgaagacgacattgaagccgccatcaagaaggaaGTGGAAGCGTTGAATGCCAACAGAAAAGGCACCGATGGTGGACACAACATGACGCCCCTCAAGATGAACGTCGACTGCTTGATGTTTGTCAAGACGAAGCCACCGATCGACCCGGTGGCATTTGTGAGACGCATCGTGGAGGATGCAAAGTCTGCTAAGGAGACCGGTCAGATGAAGTGTCGCTATGTGAACCGGCTGACCCCGGTAAGCGTCACGGGGAAGGCCACGGAACAGGGCCTGGAAGGGGTGGCCAGGGAGGCACTCGCTCCTTTCTTCGACCTGACTGGAAAGAAGACAGATGTTGACCAATTCACGGAGGCCGCGGCGAAGCCAGCAGCGGAAACCGAGGCCGGAAGCGAGAAGGCGTCAAATGAGAATTCCCAACCAGCCGAGAAGGGATTCACT TTCGCCATCCGACCCAGCGTGCGGAACAATAGCTCGCTAAAGAGAGATATTGTGATCAATACCATTGCTGGGCTTATCAATAACGAGCGCCACAAAGTGAACCTGACGTCTCCGGACAAGGTTATCTTGGTGGACGTGTACCAGAAAGTATGCGGCGTCAGCGTCGTTGACGGCGACTGGGAAGAGTTCAAGCGGTACAACTTGACAGAGCTGTATGGGCAGGGCCAGGGAagcaaggaaaagaaggagaaaaagtAG